In Brassica napus cultivar Da-Ae chromosome A3, Da-Ae, whole genome shotgun sequence, the sequence TTTCTCCTTTGATGAAATTCAAATTATGTGTTAGTTGAGTTTAAAGAATCAAAAGTTTCAGTCACAATTATAATATACCCGATCACTCATTGTTAGCATAATACTTGTTAATTAACTCAGTGTTAACAATAACTTTACTCGGTAACAAACATCTTAACAACTAACATAATTGTTAACAGTTAAATAATATACATAGTTGTATTTGGACAATGATCTATAACAgaccaaaaagacaaaaagaagtctacatagaCCAATTGTGATCTATCATGGACCAAGGGCTGGTAAATTACCAATTTGCCATTAATGAAAGTGGCATGTGAACCATTGGATCAAATAATGGAAACTCTAATCTCGGTCGTCcaattttcttcttcctttctctttctctcgccTGGGTCCCACCCAAAATCCATATTAACTCCCtcacatcttcatcttcttcattactCAACCACCCACGAAAATTCATTTCAATCACCAACCAAAGTTCTCTTCTTCAAGTTTTTATCCACAAACCTTTAATTCTGTTTCTTAGGGTTCTTCTACAGCTTTTCTCGTCCTTGAAACAGCAAATGTGCCTCGTCCTTGGTCTTGAAATCGCTTGGTAAGTGTAtactctctccctctccttctctctcactcttctcttcttttttatttgttttctgtttAGTTTTAGTCCCATAATATGTATGTTACCATTATGAGTCAGGTTCCATGGTTTAAGATAACGTTCTTATAGTATGAATCATGATATTGtagattaaatcattttttacaTTGGTTACACTGGTACAACAGACGTTGAGTACACCTGGTAAACCTGGTAAAACTCGTTAAGAATAACACTAGTACAACTAGTAAACCTGGTACAACTCTAAGTAACACTGAATAAGACTATGGGTAAAACTTGTATAACTCTTAGTAGTCCTTTGACAAGTCAaatactagtataactagtataacttATAAACGACTGTTACATGTAAACCAGTATAACTGGTAATACTAGTATAACCCGTATTTTAGCGACTTTAGAACTCGTATAACTGATATAACTTGTAAGCTGTAATGTTGGTTTTAACTCTTTTCAGGAACTATGGATGGTACTGGAGCTGTGGTGATACATTTTGATCATGGTGgagacaaaaatatttatacattagTAATGAGAGGAAAATATGAGGAGATAACCTATTCTCGCTTGGTTGATAGAATAggcaagaaaatgaatatcgaTGTAGCTGCGACGAAGCTTCAACTGAGCTACTATCCCCTGGTCGTGGATAATAAGAGGCCTTGTtatattttggatgatgaagatgttttaGGATATTTAATGGAGGTGGATAGGAAAAACCGGCGTAGTGTTTTGCATGTGGAGTTTTCCGAAAATATCTCAGAAAATCAGAGTAACGAGCAGTTTTCTATGAACGAGGAAATTCAGATTGATGCCAGAGCTAATGATGGTATGGCTGGAGTTGAGGAGTTGGCAATTGTTCCTCAAAACCAATCAGATGGGTATAATCATGAGGAGTTAGCAATTGTTCCTCCAAGACAATCAGATAGGTATGAGCATGAGGATTGCAATGAAGAGGGTGATGAAATGAATGATAGGGAGGAGTTGCCGGCTGTTACACCATCTGTAGACACAATTGTCAATGCTGAGTGGGATGATGGTATTGATATGAGTTTGTATCAAGAATTTGCGACTAAGGAAGAGCTGAGGAATTTAGTGGACGCAGGAGTGCATTCGAATTGTTTTGAGGTTGATATAATCAAGACGAATCGTACTGTTTATGTATTGAAATGTCGTGGGGTTGGATGCAGATGGTATTTACGAGCTGCAAGGCTGAAAAACTCAGCCTTTTTCAGTGTCAGAACGTATAGAAAGATGCATACGTGTACTCGGGGAGAGGGAAGTGTAACCAAGAGGGGGAAAAGAGGAACACCAAGCTTGGTCGCAGGAGTGGTGCATGAAGATTATCCAGGCCAATACAAGACTCCAGATCCAAAGTCTCTCATAAAGTTGGTGAAGAACAAACTAGGTGTCACGGTTTCATATTCTACAGCTTTGAGAGGGAAACACAAAGCTGTCAGTGATTTGCGTGGTAACCCTCAGGAGAGTTTTGCTAGACTTCCATCTTACTTGTACATGTTAGAAAGAATGAATCCTGGTACCATCACAAGATTAGTAGTGGATGAGAAGAAGCAGTTTAAGTATATGTTCTTTGCGCTTAAAGCTTGCATCGAAGGGTTTCAAGCAATGAGGAAAGTGATAATaatggatggaactcacctgaAGGGTGTGTATGGAGGAGTGCTTCTCATTGCCACTGCTCAGGATccagatcatcatcattatccccTCGCTTTTGCGGTAGTAGATGGTGAGAAAAATGCGAGCTGGGAGTGGTTTTTGACTATACTGAAAACTTTGATACCAGATGATCCTCAGCTTGTTTTTTGTACTGATAGAAACCAATGCATCATCAAGAAGGTGCACGAGGTGTACCCAATGGCGATCCATGGATATTGCATTTTTCACTTGTCTAATAATGTTGCCGGAGCATGCAGCAAAGTTAACAAGAAAGGGGTTGCCAGAAAGTTTAGAAAAATTGCTGGTATGTACACAGAGGTCGAGTTCAGAAAAAGCTACAATGATTTCAGGAGAACGTTGCCTCAAGCCGCTGAGTATCTAGATGAGAGTGTTCATGAGACCAAATGGGCAAGATGTCAATTTCCGGGAGAAAGGTACAACATAGATACAACCAACACTGTTGAATCAATCAATGGTGTTTTAAAGGAACCAAGGAAATATGCATTGTTGCCAAT encodes:
- the LOC125591138 gene encoding uncharacterized protein LOC125591138 produces the protein MDGTGAVVIHFDHGGDKNIYTLVMRGKYEEITYSRLVDRIGKKMNIDVAATKLQLSYYPLVVDNKRPCYILDDEDVLGYLMEVDRKNRRSVLHVEFSENISENQSNEQFSMNEEIQIDARANDGMAGVEELAIVPQNQSDGYNHEELAIVPPRQSDRYEHEDCNEEGDEMNDREELPAVTPSVDTIVNAEWDDGIDMSLYQEFATKEELRNLVDAGVHSNCFEVDIIKTNRTVYVLKCRGVGCRWYLRAARLKNSAFFSVRTYRKMHTCTRGEGSVTKRGKRGTPSLVAGVVHEDYPGQYKTPDPKSLIKLVKNKLGVTVSYSTALRGKHKAVSDLRGNPQESFARLPSYLYMLERMNPGTITRLVVDEKKQFKYMFFALKACIEGFQAMRKVIIMDGTHLKGVYGGVLLIATAQDPDHHHYPLAFAVVDGEKNASWEWFLTILKTLIPDDPQLVFCTDRNQCIIKKVHEVYPMAIHGYCIFHLSNNVAGACSKVNKKGVARKFRKIAGMYTEVEFRKSYNDFRRTLPQAAEYLDESVHETKWARCQFPGERYNIDTTNTVESINGVLKEPRKYALLPMLDVIIGKMVEWFNKYRDLSLRVPERQILIPYVHGILHHSYPKAKKLTVMELNRFERQYTVIGKDGQGYYVDLGNGTCQCKCFDIDRYPCVHAQAAIIARGEMSEDYCSKYYYMEQWTLAYYKTIYPVPHHSLWESYEIPDEILSQVVYPPHVERKKGRLQETRFPSAGEYRRKKKKKYPPLVCENDGIDSDESGSDGIDE